Sequence from the Sulfuricaulis sp. genome:
TACAGCACAGAGTTCAAGGTGACCGCCGTGAAGATGGCCTCGGCCCCCGACATCGAGGTCCAGGCGGTGGCGCAGGCTTTGGGGATTCATCCATTCATGCTGTCACGCTGGAAAAAGGAATACCGTGACGGAAAACTCCATGGCGATGCCCATTCCGGACTGAAAGAGGTTCAAGACATGGAGCTGACCGTGGCCGAACACCAGAAGATTCGCGAGCTCGAAGCCGCGCTAAAGAAGGCGCGGATCGAGAACGACCTTTTAAAAAAAGCCATCCAGTTCAATTTGGAACGAAGTCGGACCGCTTCGCGTTCATAGACCGGTACCGGGAGGAATACGGCGTGACTTTTTTGTGTCGTCACTACCGGGTCTCGACCAGTGGTTACTACGCCTGG
This genomic interval carries:
- a CDS encoding transposase, coding for MRKHRYSTEFKVTAVKMASAPDIEVQAVAQALGIHPFMLSRWKKEYRDGKLHGDAHSGLKEVQDMELTVAEHQKIRELEAALKKARIENDLLKKAIQFNLERSRTASRS